The following nucleotide sequence is from Mesorhizobium sp. J8.
TATCGATCCGCGGGAGCGTGTTCTTCGCCTCGCCGAGCTTTGCCTTGGCGATGCGGCCGAGCCAATCGTTGACGACGCTGTTGGGCAGCCTCTCGACCTTGGTCTCCCAGCCATCATGCCCCAGGAGGGGAAAGGTCTGCCATTTCGGCAGGACGAACAGCGTGTCCTTGCCCGATCGCGCCTTGATGAGCTGATCGAGCGCGGCCGGGTCGCTGCCCGGCGCGATGGTGACGACGAGCAGGAAGGTCGAGGCCAGCGGGGATGCCAGGTCCTTCTCGCCACGCTCCATCGGCGGTGCCTGTCCATTGGTGAGCTTCAGCCATTCGACAAGCCCGGCATAGCCCGTGCCGCCCTTGGAAAACGGCGTGCCGCCGCCCGCGGGCTCGCGGAAATCGGGCGCATAGGTGGAGAGCAGGAAGAAACCGGCGGCCGCCAGCAGGCTGGCGAAAATGCCCCAGAACAGGGTTTTGCGGCTGAACGGTTCTTGCGCTGCGCCTGTCATCTGCGCGGTCATGCCCAGGCATCCCGGAAGGCGAAACGCTCATAGGCGCCGCGCGCCTGACGCCAGCCCTCGGCACCCACGGGACGGCGGGCGAACAAGGCGGCCTCGACGATGCGCGCGATCTCGCTGAAGGCGGCGCGAGGCCGGGTGGGGATCGAGCCGGCCGCGGCGATGTCGCGCGCGGTGAGCGACGGCCGCAGGAAATCGGGCAACCGGGTGGCGATGTCGGCGACGCTGCGGCGCAACAGAAGATGCACCGCCTCGTCATATTCGCCGCGCGCGGCGAGCGCATCAGCTTCGGAGAGCAGGATCTGGGCAGCTTCCGCGTCAGGGCGCCACTCATCCTTCGCTTCGGTCTCTTCGCGCTTTCGTCGCCAGGGCAGGCGCCAGGCAATGCCTTTGGCCTCGAGGAGAAGCAGGAAAGCGATGATCGCGACGCCGATGATCACCGCGCCCCAGAACAGATAGATCATATAGGGACCGAGTTTCGCCAAGCCGTCCAGAAACGACTTCAGCCATTCGGGAGGCTCGGACCGCACATAGGTCGGCAGCCCGAACTGGATCGAATCGTCGGCCAGCAGTTGCTTGTGCAACTGCGCCAGCCGTCCGGCGTCTTCCGTCCCTGCGGCCGTCACCCGCTCGTTCCCCCTGCAACCTGCGGTTCGGGGCCGACACTGACAATACGCCATGACAATTGCCAGCGGGCCCAACCGGACGTACGATTGTTAATGACCTATACTTTTCGAGTTTTGCATATCCTTAAAGGGGGAAATGTAGCATGGCATCGATTGCAAGCGGCAGGCTGGAAAAGTTCAGCATCGGCCGGGTGTTCAGCAATACGTTCTCAGTCATTGGTCGCAGCTTCGGCTCGCTCGCAATGATCGTGGGCCTTTTCACGGCTTTGCCGGCGTTGATCTATAACTTTTGGAACTTCAGTCGGATCGCCAGCTTCGGAGCAGGGGGCGCTGCCGGTCTGGAACAGGCAGCCCTGGCGAACTACGGAATCACTTCGATGATCGCCGCCCTGGTGATTTTCGTGCTGGCCTTGCTTGCTCAGGCAGCGCTGGTCCGGGCGACGGTCGAGGATCTGAACGGCAAGCGTCCGGCGATCGGCGACTGCATACAGGTAGCGTTGCGCAGCTTCTTGCCGGCGATTGGGATCGGTATCATAGCCTTTTTCGCAATAGTGGTGGCCGGCGGCGTGATGGCGCTTTTCGGATCGCTCATTCCCTTCCTGGGTTGGCTCATTGGACTTGCGATCTTCATTGCCGCCGCGATCTGGGTGCTCAGCATTTCGGTTGCGCTGCCAGTCGTGGTTCAGGAGAAACAGGGCGTGTTCGGCTCGATCGCGCGCAGCCGGGCGTTGACCAAGGGGAGCCGCTGGTCGATTTTCGGATTGTTCCTGGCGATCGGCATAATAGCGATGGTCATCCAGGTCGGCTTCTCTTTGATATTCGGGCTCTCAGTCGCGTCGGCCGGTGGTATCTCCCCCGTGGGGGCCGTGGTTGGAGCTGTTGGGAGCAGCCTTGTCTCCAGCATCTTCTCAACCGTGTTTTCGGTGGCTATCGCGGTAACTTATGTTGAGCTGCGCCGGGTCAAGGAAGGCACCAGTGTTGACGAACTGGCGGAGATCTTCTCGTAGCGGTGGTGCCCTCGTCTGGTCCGCGCGGCATGCTAATGACAACAATAGTCCACACTCGTCCTGCAGAAGCAAGACGAGGTGATCGGCACGTCCGCCTTGGCCAATGCTGCCGCCAGCTTCGCCTGCAGCCCCGGAAGTTCCTCTTTCTCGCCACGGCGCTTCAGGCATTCGACCAGCCCGTGCAGCGCCCAGACATTGTCCGGGTGCTGGGCGCAGCGCTGCACGGCGCCGCTCAAGCCCAGATCGTCGCGATAGACCTGCTCGGCCTCCGCCGCATGGCCCTGGTCGAGCAAAAGCGCCGCCAGCGCGTGGCGCGGCGGGTGCATCCAGGCCCACGGCTCGGTGTAGGATAAATTGTCGTCGAGCTCGACCGCGTGGCGCAGATGCCCGTAGGCCTCGTCATGCCGGCCCTGATGGTAGGCGAGCTCGCCGTCGAGCAGGGCCGCGCCCACCGCGAGTGAGGCTTTCGTCGGGTTGGAGAGGAAGCGGCGTTCCGGCGGGATGTTGTCGATTTGCCGGCTAAACAACTCGCGCTCGCGCTCGGCCGCTGCGAAATCGCGCAGCGTCGCATGTGCCACGCCCTTGGCGTAGTGCTGCAGCGCGGTGGTGACCACATAGAGGTCGGGCTCACCATTCATCGGCTCGTCGATGATCTCGCGCCAGCGCCCGAAACGCACCTGCACATGCGACTTCATCGCGTGATAGCCCTCGACCGTCTGCGTCAGCTTCGGCCGCTCGGCAATGCTGACGACGTCGCGCGTCACCAGGCTGCGCACCTTGTCGGCTGCCCAGAGCGCTGGACAGTACTGGCCGAGCAACATGCAGGTGAACATCATCAGATGCAGGTCGTGGCAGCATCCAAGCAGGTAATAGGTCGGCTCGCCGGCATAGGCGAGATAGAGGTCGTTGGCGCGCACTGCCTTCTCGCTGGCGATCTTCGCCTTCTCATATTCGCCGCACAGCACGTAGATATGCCCCGGCATGTGGTTCATATGGCCGGCATCCGGGCACATCGTGCCCAGCCGTTCTGCCGAGCGCATGCCGCGCTCGGGCTGCGTCGACATTTCGAGCAGGTGGATATGGAGATGAAGCGCCGCCGGATGCGGCGCGGTGCCTGCCTCATCCGAAAGCCGGATCGAACGCTCGCAGATTTCCAGCGCTTCGATTACATCCGAATTCGGCGCCGGCTGTCCGGTCTTGAGGTCCCACAGGCGCCGCACCGTGCGCATCATCAGCGCCTCGACGGTGAGCGCCATCACGTCATGGTCGTCGGGAAACTCGCGATAGACCTGCCGCATCGCGGCGGCATAGGCGTCGTCCCATTTTTCGAATTCCGCCCCGCTCACGCCATAAGGCTGCTGGAAGCGGGCGCCGAGCGCTTCGATCAGCCGCCGTTCGACAGGGCTCGCGCTCGCCGCATTGGCCTGCGCCAGCCGCACATGCTTGAAGCAGCGCTTGGCGGCATAGTCGGCCTCGGCCTTGCCATGCTCCTTCCAGGTCAAATTGTAGAAAGGCCCGGCGGCGTAGGCGACGCCCCAATGCACGAAGGCGCAAGCCGGATCGCTCTCCAGTGCCTTCTCGAAGCATTTGATGCCTTCCTCATGGTTGAAGCCGTAGCACCAGTTCAGCCCGATATCGAACCAGCGCTGCGTCTCGGCCGAGGCGGTGGAGATGGGGCGGCGATAGGTGCCGAGGTCGAACTGGTCCATGCCTTGCTGGTTCTCGCATTCCGCGCCGGCGGGTACCGGTCGGGCGCAATTTGAGCTGAAAGGCAACCGCTTGGCAAATGGCAAACGGCCGGCGCGGCTTTGAAACGCCGCGCCGGCCGCGCGGTCCCGGGAGGATCAGGACTCCAGCCAGACTTTCTCGAAATGCTGCTCGAGCGCCTGGTGCTGTTCGCAGCCCTGCACGCCCTTGCGATAGGTGCGGTAGACCGAGCGCCAGTAGGGCTGGATGATGATGCCGCTATCGCGCAAATTGGTCTCGATCTTGGCCATGATCTCCTTGCGCTGCGCGGCGTCCGGCGTCGCGAGCGCCTTGTCGAGAAGCTCGTCGAACTCCTTGTTCGAATAGGCACTTT
It contains:
- a CDS encoding DUF4129 domain-containing protein codes for the protein MTAAGTEDAGRLAQLHKQLLADDSIQFGLPTYVRSEPPEWLKSFLDGLAKLGPYMIYLFWGAVIIGVAIIAFLLLLEAKGIAWRLPWRRKREETEAKDEWRPDAEAAQILLSEADALAARGEYDEAVHLLLRRSVADIATRLPDFLRPSLTARDIAAAGSIPTRPRAAFSEIARIVEAALFARRPVGAEGWRQARGAYERFAFRDAWA
- a CDS encoding tetratricopeptide repeat protein encodes the protein MDQFDLGTYRRPISTASAETQRWFDIGLNWCYGFNHEEGIKCFEKALESDPACAFVHWGVAYAAGPFYNLTWKEHGKAEADYAAKRCFKHVRLAQANAASASPVERRLIEALGARFQQPYGVSGAEFEKWDDAYAAAMRQVYREFPDDHDVMALTVEALMMRTVRRLWDLKTGQPAPNSDVIEALEICERSIRLSDEAGTAPHPAALHLHIHLLEMSTQPERGMRSAERLGTMCPDAGHMNHMPGHIYVLCGEYEKAKIASEKAVRANDLYLAYAGEPTYYLLGCCHDLHLMMFTCMLLGQYCPALWAADKVRSLVTRDVVSIAERPKLTQTVEGYHAMKSHVQVRFGRWREIIDEPMNGEPDLYVVTTALQHYAKGVAHATLRDFAAAERERELFSRQIDNIPPERRFLSNPTKASLAVGAALLDGELAYHQGRHDEAYGHLRHAVELDDNLSYTEPWAWMHPPRHALAALLLDQGHAAEAEQVYRDDLGLSGAVQRCAQHPDNVWALHGLVECLKRRGEKEELPGLQAKLAAALAKADVPITSSCFCRTSVDYCCH